In the Lactobacillus paragasseri genome, GCAACTAAGCTTACCCACTTAAAGGTTAGCGAGGACTTGGGGGTCTCTTTGGTCGATTTATTTTGCTTCTTCACGTGCTTCATCATTTTCATCCGTTCTTACCATATAACCGGTACCACGAACAGTCTTGATGTATGAAGGACGGCCCGGTACATCGATCTTATTACGTAAATAACGTACATAAACTTCGACAACATTAGTTTCAATTTTAGATTCAGGTCCCCAAATCTTATTTAAGAGTTGCTCTCTAGTAACAACGTTATTTTTGTTTTCAATTAATGTCATTAACAAGTTGTACTCACGCTTAGTCAGATCGACTGTACTATCTCCGCGATGAACGATTCTATTGGCTGTTTCAATGGTTAAATCATTAAAATGAACAACTTTTTGAACCCCCATCGTGTCGCCCATAGCTCTCTTTTCAATTTGTACTCTTCTTAAGACTGCACGTAAACGAGCCAATAATTCTTCGATTGCAAAAGGCTTAACAATATAGTCATCAGCACCATGATCTAAGCCAGAAACTCGATCAATCACTGAATCTCTTGCAGTCATCATAATAATTGGAGTATTTTTTTCTTGGCGAACGCGACGAGCAATTTCTAATCCATTAAGATCTGGCAACATTAAATCAAGTAAGATTGCATCAAAATCTTCGTTTAATGCTAAATCTAATCCTTTTCGACCATTTCCTTCAACTTGAGTTTCATATTTCTCATGTCTTAATTCTAGTTCTACAAAACGGGCAAGATTTTTTTCATCTTCAATAATCAGAATTTTACTCATTATTTTCTCCACACTATAATTAATCTGGTTAAAAATTTTATTAATAAATTAATATTAAATTTAAAAATACATTAATGCAAGGGTTTATTCCTTGTTTTTTTCATCTTTGAATAAATCTTTAAGCTTAGCAAAGGCTGGATTTTCCTTATTTGATTGTTCTTCTTGATAAGCCGCTTGAGAAATAACCTTCCATCCCTCTCCTTCAGGGAAATCACCTTCACTTTTTTCTTGGGGCGTTAGAATAACTGATGGTAAGCTTAATAATAAATTGTCTTCTACAGCTTTTTGAAGATCAATTTTATCATCCTTAACAGTTACGATAGTATCTTCTTCATCAAGCTGCTCTTGAGTTGGCTCAACTTCACTATAATTTTCAGTAAAATTAAACTCTTGATGCAGTTTTACCGGCTTCAAACTTCGAGTAGATGGGGCAATTACATCTGCTTCTACAGTGAAATTCCCAGTTACAAAGGGTTCATCATAAAAGAAATCGCCACTAACATGCACATTTTTGGCATCTTCAAGTAATTCTTTACTTCTATCAAAAAAATCTTTACTTAACTCGACATCTTCATCAACGTGAGTCAAGGGATTACGGCTATTTTTAATTTGTGAATATGAAAAATTTAACATTATTTTACCTCGATTGGTCTTCGACCAAAGTTTTGATCTTCACCCATAATTTGTTCAAAAAGTCGATCTACTCTTACTTGCAGACCTAAAGTTCCACTCGCTGCATTTTTCTTATCGACTTTAGAAATAATTGGGAGTTCAACATCTTTCCGAATTTTCTTAAGATAATTTCTTCCACGACTATTATAGCCAAGCAATAGCGTTGAAACATCTTGATATGAAGTCTGTATTTCCTTTTCGGTTACGTTTAAAAGAGTGTAGAGACAAAGTCTTCTTAGGCGCGCATAAGTATAGCGTTTAGACTTAATCTGGCGTAAAAATGAAGTAAAATCTTCCGCAGTATGAATTTCTTCTTTCATTTTGTACTCTAAACCCTCGCTCATTTGATAGATTGAGCGTAATTCTTCTAAACTGGCGCTTTCAATCCGATACTTTAAAAAATTAAATAAAAGATTCCAATTGGGGTAGACTTTTTGTTTTTCTAGTGCTGCTAGTTCTCCTTTAGGAAGATACTTTTTCAATTCAGTTAAATCATTTGGGTGATGTAAACAATAGTTTCTAATTGCAGTAGCAGAAGAAATAATCTTGTCTTGCAAAAGTGGATCATCGTGCCCACTCCCTAGTCTTGTCACGGGATGCAGATGAAGCGGAGTTTCTAGTTGTTCACTAGCTACAGCATAAGCAACAGCTAACATCATGTTAGGCTGGTTTACTTCATGACCTACTTCTCTAGCAACCATTTCATTATATTGCGTAGCATAAGTTTGAGTATAATCTCTAAAATCCATTCGATTTTTAGGAATTTGATTTATTTTTTGTCCTAAATAAGAGAAATTTAAATTAGCATCTTCCACTCCAAAAAATAATTCTGATACTCCTAAATTGCTTAACATCCTGATGCTACCGTTAGCAAAAATATCAGCTGGTTGAACTGCAAAAGAAAAAGGTAGTTCAAATACCAAATCAGCACCTGAATTTAAAGCTGCTTTGGCTCTTTGCCACTTGTCCATAATCGCCATTTGTCCACGTTGAACATAATTGCCTGACATTATAACAATTATTGGATCATTTTCGGCAACTAAACGTGCTTGATTTAATAAAAATTCATGTCCACTATGAAAAGGATTATATTCGGCTACAATGCCAATTACACTCATACGTCTTCCTTTAATCTAAGTTTAATTCTAACTTCTTACCATTGCTCCAGAGCTTTTCCAAGCCATAAAAGTCTCTAGCATCCGCAGTGAAGACATTTACAACTACATCTCCCATATCTACTAAAAGCCAGTTAGAATCACGTGTTCCTTCAATACGGTAATCTTCTTTTCCTTGTTCATGAATTTTATCAATAATGCTATTAACAATTGCATGAAGTTTACGATTTGAGCCTGCAGTAGTTACAACATAGTAATCTGCTAAAATACTAATTCCTTGCATATCATATGCTTCAGTATCTTCACCATGTCTCTCATCAATTGCTTCTACGGTTAAATCTAATAATTTCTTGCTATCCAATTTTATTTTTTCCTTTCAAAATTCTAATCTTTCACAGCCCATTTATTATATGCGGCAAAAGTCTTAGGATATATCTTTTTTCTATTAGTTATTAAAAAGTCAAGCGTATGAGCTAGTTCAAAACCTACTCCATCATCTAAATTAGCAAAAGCTACTTTTCTGGCTTCTTCTACTCCAGGAAAATCACGTCCAGGTTCAATAAAATCAGCCACAAAAACAATTTTATCCAAAGTAGACATTTCAACATCTGCTGTTGTATGACGTCTAATTGCAGTTAAAATTTCAGGATCAGTTATCTTTAACTCTTTCTCAATAAAATATGCCCCAACAATGCCATGCCAAATAGCACGATTATAGTTAAGTAAGTCCTGATCAAAGTGTTGTTCCTTAATTACCTTAATAAATCGTTCTGGAGGTACTTGCTTTGCATAATCATGAATAAATCCAGCTAAAGCTGCTTTATCCGGATCATAATCATTAAGTTCAGCTAACTTACGGCTCGTTTCACTTACACCAATACAATGCTTAAATCTTTTTTCATCCATGTTGCTTTTTTCTTGAGCAACAATTTCAGCAGAAGTTAACGGGGAATATGTTTTTGCAAAATTAATTTCAGTCACGATATAAGCCTCTTGATTCAATATATAAACGAACACTTTCAGGCACTAAATACCGAATAGAATTACCGGTAGCTACATTTTTACGAATTAGAGAAGACGAAATATCTAAATTTGGAGCATCTACCCAAATCATAGGGAATCTCGGATTTTGTGGATAGTTTGGTCTTCTAACTCCTACTAATGTCGACAAAAGGGCAATTGTTTCAGGTTCACGCCAATTTTCAAAATCATTTACTTCATCACTCCCCATAATCAAATAATATTGATTACGTGGTGCTCTTTTTTTCAAATAACGCAAGGTATCAACTGTATATGAAGTACCGCCCCGCATTATCTCAAAAAGTTTAACATGAAAATATGGATTATCATGCGTAGCTAATTCAAGCATCGCACAGCGGTCTTTAGCACTGACATTACCTGCTAATTGTTTATGAGGTGGAGTATTATTGGGGATAAACCATATTTCGTCTAAGTGAAGTTGCTTTCTAACTTGCTCTGCCATTACTAAATGAGCAAGATGGACTGGATTAAAAGTTCCTCCCATAATTCCAATTTGCTGAGCAGAACTTGTAGCTGGTTCAAATTTTACTTGTGGCTTTTCTTTTACAACGCACTGCATTATATCAACGCTCTTCTAATTCCTAAACCAATGCCTTCCGGCGTATAAGCCTTCACTACAACATTAGCTGGTGTTGTAATAAATCCTACGCCTCCAAACAAAATATCGCTTTTTTCTTTTGGTGAAAATGTTTGTCCTTTTAATGGTCCTAAATTATCTTCCTTACTTGGTGGAAGTAATAAGTCATCTTTATGCTTTTCATAAAATGTATCAGCATTCTCAGTCTTGGTTCTATGAACATAAAGGTCTCGTGCCA is a window encoding:
- a CDS encoding response regulator transcription factor, which produces MSKILIIEDEKNLARFVELELRHEKYETQVEGNGRKGLDLALNEDFDAILLDLMLPDLNGLEIARRVRQEKNTPIIMMTARDSVIDRVSGLDHGADDYIVKPFAIEELLARLRAVLRRVQIEKRAMGDTMGVQKVVHFNDLTIETANRIVHRGDSTVDLTKREYNLLMTLIENKNNVVTREQLLNKIWGPESKIETNVVEVYVRYLRNKIDVPGRPSYIKTVRGTGYMVRTDENDEAREEAK
- a CDS encoding nucleotidyltransferase, which encodes MSVIGIVAEYNPFHSGHEFLLNQARLVAENDPIIVIMSGNYVQRGQMAIMDKWQRAKAALNSGADLVFELPFSFAVQPADIFANGSIRMLSNLGVSELFFGVEDANLNFSYLGQKINQIPKNRMDFRDYTQTYATQYNEMVAREVGHEVNQPNMMLAVAYAVASEQLETPLHLHPVTRLGSGHDDPLLQDKIISSATAIRNYCLHHPNDLTELKKYLPKGELAALEKQKVYPNWNLLFNFLKYRIESASLEELRSIYQMSEGLEYKMKEEIHTAEDFTSFLRQIKSKRYTYARLRRLCLYTLLNVTEKEIQTSYQDVSTLLLGYNSRGRNYLKKIRKDVELPIISKVDKKNAASGTLGLQVRVDRLFEQIMGEDQNFGRRPIEVK
- a CDS encoding YceD family protein, with protein sequence MLNFSYSQIKNSRNPLTHVDEDVELSKDFFDRSKELLEDAKNVHVSGDFFYDEPFVTGNFTVEADVIAPSTRSLKPVKLHQEFNFTENYSEVEPTQEQLDEEDTIVTVKDDKIDLQKAVEDNLLLSLPSVILTPQEKSEGDFPEGEGWKVISQAAYQEEQSNKENPAFAKLKDLFKDEKNKE
- a CDS encoding nicotinate-nucleotide adenylyltransferase, giving the protein MQCVVKEKPQVKFEPATSSAQQIGIMGGTFNPVHLAHLVMAEQVRKQLHLDEIWFIPNNTPPHKQLAGNVSAKDRCAMLELATHDNPYFHVKLFEIMRGGTSYTVDTLRYLKKRAPRNQYYLIMGSDEVNDFENWREPETIALLSTLVGVRRPNYPQNPRFPMIWVDAPNLDISSSLIRKNVATGNSIRYLVPESVRLYIESRGLYRD
- the yqeK gene encoding bis(5'-nucleosyl)-tetraphosphatase (symmetrical) YqeK, whose product is MTEINFAKTYSPLTSAEIVAQEKSNMDEKRFKHCIGVSETSRKLAELNDYDPDKAALAGFIHDYAKQVPPERFIKVIKEQHFDQDLLNYNRAIWHGIVGAYFIEKELKITDPEILTAIRRHTTADVEMSTLDKIVFVADFIEPGRDFPGVEEARKVAFANLDDGVGFELAHTLDFLITNRKKIYPKTFAAYNKWAVKD
- the rsfS gene encoding ribosome silencing factor; translated protein: MDSKKLLDLTVEAIDERHGEDTEAYDMQGISILADYYVVTTAGSNRKLHAIVNSIIDKIHEQGKEDYRIEGTRDSNWLLVDMGDVVVNVFTADARDFYGLEKLWSNGKKLELNLD